The following are from one region of the Myxocyprinus asiaticus isolate MX2 ecotype Aquarium Trade chromosome 2, UBuf_Myxa_2, whole genome shotgun sequence genome:
- the LOC127412498 gene encoding uncharacterized protein LOC127412498 isoform X3 — translation MQVCLSLVLHPLKVQITVQFLINLVRHHLQDFYFEGPFSSSDVVVFNKVHILNVLLKYSQAESSEQHQRSSCKMSTSMVTSPDSSSPKPVTTVSSWIDTSTTTPKSDTTSTTKYTSLSNNTSTTNSASVQAFFEPSENPADHKDSKESSEKRYLWILLPALCILLAALIYLKFMCKKVQHRPEMTDNGTENASFQRTESNKDGVMLLGVNKTAIGEDNTR, via the exons ATGCAAGTATGTTTGAGCCTAGTTCTGCATCCCCTGAAG GTGCAAATAACGGTTCAGTTTTTGATAAACCTAGTTCGTCACCACCTACAG gacttttattttgaaggacCATTCAGTTCCTCAGATGTGGTAGTTTTTAATAAAGTCCACATTCTAAATGTACTGCTGAAATATTCGCAAGCTGAGAGCTCAGAGCAGCACCAGAGGAGTTCAT GCAAAATGTCCACAAGCATGGTAACAAGTCCAGACTCATCCAGTCCAAAACCAGTTACAACTGTAAGCAGTTGGATTGACA CCTCAACAACAACTCCAAAGTCAGACACTACTTCAACCACCAAATATACAAGTCTGTCGAATAACACATCTACCACCAATTCTGCTTCAGTGCAAGCATTTTTTG AGCCCAGTGAAAACCCCGCTGATCACAAAGATTCCAAAGAGAGTTCAG AAAAAAGATACCTATGGATTTTGTTGCCTGCTCTTTGTATTCTACTGGCAGCACTAATATACTTGAAATTCATGTGCAAAAAAGTCCAGCATCGGCCAG AAATGACTGACAATGGAACAGAGAA TGCTTCTTTTCAGAGGACAGAGAGTAACAAAGATGGTGTAATGCTGTTAGGAGTTAATAAGACAGCAATCGGAGAAGATAATA CAAGATAA